A stretch of DNA from Oryza brachyantha chromosome 9, ObraRS2, whole genome shotgun sequence:
ATTAGTCAAAATTATACAGAAATTTGTCGTTCACactaatatcaaatatttgatattttatatgggtataaatataaaattaacataCTATATTGTACCTAATACACTTGTATCATCATCATGCCGATGCGATGTGATTATAGTAAAAGAGCACACAATAATTTTGTTACTATGCCGGAAGTGTCGATTTACTGTTGTGAGTTGCTAACCATTTGAGACACCTGTAATAGGATTAGCTATAGCAAACAGTATGTTTAATCAAATAATTACAGTATGtttaatcaaataattatagGACAACATACATGTCTAGTTTTTGGGTACATCCTATGAATGTCGTACCGACAATTTTGTCTGCGTTTCCGTATAGTCATTGATCACGACattgaacaattaaacgggaAAGAATTTGGTTTAGACAATCTCAACATTCAGCAATCAGTAAAGAGATCAACTCAAGTGAAATCAATTGTGTGATTTGGGTGAGCGGGAAATCGATTTGCTCGATTAGcttggaggggaggggagcacGTACTCTTGAGCCCGTGGATCCAATCGGGGCTGACACGGAGAGGAACCTCCGGCCGGAGGGGGCCGAGGAGGAGATTGCGGCCGGCGTCGGCCGGCTTGTACAGCACGATCGCCATCTCCTCGTTCGGTGCCGGCGCGACGACCACCGGCACCTCCGCGGCCCCCAAACCCGCCAccggctgctgcggcggcgcgcacAGCTCGGGCACAACGGGCGGCACCTCCGCGATCTTCACCGCAGCACAAACAGGACACGAGTTAGGGACAACGGCCCCGAGGCTTAATCCGTCGCTGTGAtttgggaggaggaggaggagagtaCTTACGAGACGGCGGATTTTGGTGGCGCGGGAAGAGACCGGGAATCCGGAGGCGTCCTCGCCTTTCCTCTTCAGCGCCGGCGCCACGACCACAGGCACCTGCTCGCCGCACATCCGCACCTCGCCAGCCaccggctgcggctgcggtgGCACGAAATCGCCGGGCAGAACGGGCGGCACCTCCGCGTCCTGCGTGCACCCGAAAAAATAAGAACCAAATCAAACATCCCGTCAACCCAAGCCCGTCCCGCTCCCGCCAGTGCGATTCTGGAAGGAAAccaagggagaaagaaagcgCGCACGTACGAGGCGGCGGATTTTGGTGGCGCGGGAGGAGACAGCCGGAAACCCggacgcgccgtcgtcgtccagccACATCTCCGGCGCGCCCGCGTCTTTCCTCTTCAgaaccgccggcgccgcgtccATCGCCCTCTCGCCCGCCCGCCCAgacctcctcctcgtctcgCGTCGGCTTTGCGAATCCCTCCCAACAATATCCAGCAGCTATGCGGGCGGTTGATTCCCCTCGGGAGCTCGCGTGGTTCGTTCGTGATGACGGCGCTGCGGAAAATCGGCAATGGCGAGGGGCAGGAGGAAGGGGGCGAGATTTTAGGAGGAGGGAAAGAGGAAAGCTGGAGAAGGTTCGTTTCGCGCTCTCTCGAGGGCTCTAGAATTTTTCCGCTCCTTTCCGAGTTCCAACTCATCGCGTCTTGAATCTTACCTTCCTACGTGGCTACAATAGTATATTATTCTGAcactttatattatttatacgCACTTTTTCCTGAACGGttgaatattatatttttaaaaagattttataaaaattttgtcattttaaactatatttttaagtttgcatacgttaattttatcacttgtcctattaaataaatattaaaaacagaTAATATATTCTTTTCATGTTACGTCCTCAAAAACCAAAATAGCaccgttgaggtggagcaacATGGTTCTTTCCACGGTGTTGCTTGATATTTGTACGGAGTAATAATTTTGGGAgtgaacgaaaaaaaaatatatgcat
This window harbors:
- the LOC107304948 gene encoding uncharacterized protein LOC107304948, whose product is MDAAPAVLKRKDAGAPEMWLDDDGASGFPAVSSRATKIRRLDAEVPPVLPGDFVPPQPQPVAGEVRMCGEQVPVVVAPALKRKGEDASGFPVSSRATKIRRLIAEVPPVVPELCAPPQQPVAGLGAAEVPVVVAPAPNEEMAIVLYKPADAGRNLLLGPLRPEVPLRVSPDWIHGLKSTMLRELSEPRALIEQLSADESCNLAMVPWVPSNSQEASTSAAAATTEMMDAEDTSMEVEQDGGGGSYPAAAAAAGVAQGGEAAYHHHQWPQQQQHCMVQQPLPAASYQPSPVTWSW